In Sebaldella termitidis ATCC 33386, one DNA window encodes the following:
- a CDS encoding DKNYY domain-containing protein, translating to MRNIIIFILIFSFTCFAGEYLKEGKSIYYMKDGQMVSCYFEDGTVDPAADCYSKPSKILLDNVDLDTFKSLNLGYAKDKNSVYYEGLRLDDSDPDTFKIMDRYLYSKDKNYVYFTNIKLDNSNSDTFVFLGSDYAKDKNNIYWHGAKLENADTKSFEILSADPWKYHARDKNSVYFAGNKILGSDAKTAEYLSGYFMKDKNNIYYLGKKMETEIKNTADLVKIDDTYYKDKNNIYCYFKKIQDVDPATFEIIKSPHHPYSRDKNNVYYYEHTITGANPETFVILDEGYGYAKDSKSIYYGTKSLKEADLNTFKVINMNTAKDKNNVYRDGEISGENPSKF from the coding sequence ATGAGAAATATAATTATTTTTATATTGATATTTTCTTTTACATGTTTTGCAGGTGAATATCTCAAAGAGGGAAAAAGTATTTATTATATGAAAGACGGACAGATGGTCTCGTGCTACTTTGAAGACGGTACTGTTGATCCTGCTGCGGATTGTTATTCAAAACCTTCTAAAATTCTTTTAGATAATGTTGACCTTGATACTTTTAAAAGTCTTAATCTGGGCTATGCCAAAGATAAAAATTCAGTTTATTATGAAGGTCTGAGGCTTGATGATTCTGATCCTGATACTTTTAAAATTATGGACAGATATCTTTATTCCAAGGATAAAAATTATGTCTATTTCACAAACATAAAACTGGATAATTCCAATTCTGATACCTTTGTTTTTCTTGGTTCAGACTATGCCAAAGACAAAAATAATATATATTGGCACGGAGCAAAACTGGAAAATGCAGACACAAAATCATTTGAAATACTTTCTGCTGACCCGTGGAAATACCATGCCAGAGATAAAAATTCAGTTTATTTTGCAGGAAATAAAATACTGGGTTCTGATGCAAAAACTGCGGAATACCTTTCAGGCTATTTTATGAAGGATAAGAATAACATTTATTATCTAGGCAAAAAAATGGAAACAGAAATAAAGAATACCGCCGATCTGGTAAAAATAGACGATACTTACTACAAAGACAAAAACAATATATATTGCTATTTTAAAAAAATTCAAGATGTTGACCCTGCGACTTTTGAAATAATAAAAAGTCCTCATCACCCTTATTCCAGAGACAAAAACAATGTCTATTATTATGAGCATACAATAACTGGTGCCAATCCTGAAACTTTCGTGATTCTTGATGAAGGATACGGATATGCCAAAGACAGCAAAAGTATCTATTACGGGACCAAGAGTCTAAAGGAAGCTGACTTGAATACTTTTAAAGTTATTAATATGAATACGGCAAAAGATAAAAATAATGTCTACAGAGACGGGGAAATAAGCGGTGAAAACCCGTCAAAATTCTAA
- a CDS encoding superoxide dismutase codes for MFEQIKLKYAFDALEPHIDTLTMETHYGKHHATYTKNLNDAIEKLPELKGKSIEEILKNLDAIPEASRTAIQNNGGGYYNHNLYFEILSPNGGGEPTGKLAEQIKADFGSVDKLKEEISAKAAGRFGSGWAWLVVKEDGHLSVGSSPNQDNPFMCKCDGKGQPILALDVWEHAYYLKYKNVRADYIKAFFNVVDWNEVAKKYEEAIG; via the coding sequence ATGTTTGAACAAATTAAATTAAAATATGCTTTTGATGCTTTGGAGCCACATATAGATACACTTACTATGGAGACTCATTATGGAAAACACCATGCTACATACACAAAAAATCTAAATGATGCTATAGAAAAATTACCTGAATTAAAAGGAAAATCAATAGAAGAAATTTTGAAAAATCTGGATGCTATCCCGGAAGCTTCAAGAACAGCTATTCAAAATAACGGTGGAGGGTACTACAATCACAATCTTTATTTTGAAATTCTGTCTCCAAACGGCGGAGGAGAACCTACAGGTAAATTGGCAGAACAGATAAAAGCAGACTTTGGAAGCGTAGATAAGCTAAAAGAAGAAATATCTGCTAAAGCAGCAGGAAGATTCGGTTCAGGATGGGCTTGGCTTGTAGTGAAAGAGGACGGGCACCTGTCAGTAGGATCATCTCCTAATCAGGATAATCCTTTTATGTGTAAATGTGACGGAAAAGGGCAGCCTATTCTGGCATTGGACGTATGGGAGCATGCATACTACTTAAAGTATAAAAACGTAAGAGCTGACTACATAAAAGCTTTCTTTAATGTAGTAGACTGGAACGAAGTAGCTAAAAAATACGAAGAAGCAATAGGATAA
- a CDS encoding response regulator transcription factor, protein MKILIFNSNEKSRLVVGQLMKELSFSVSLAEDKNKMMQELKSDTIDIVMLDIKSFKNTFSKELEEIIDNKKNSYILLSIDKDDRYSKTEALLQGIDDYVYNDYKLDELSAKVKAIVRTLTRQGNDDSSEVLSAYDLTLNPINREVKRAGKEIELTNKEFLLLEYFLKNKNRVLTRTMISEKIWDIDFITESNIVDVYINFLRSKIDKGYDKKIIKTVRGVGYIVKE, encoded by the coding sequence ATGAAAATTTTAATATTTAATAGTAACGAAAAAAGCAGACTTGTAGTAGGTCAGCTGATGAAAGAGTTAAGCTTCAGTGTTTCACTGGCAGAAGACAAGAACAAAATGATGCAGGAATTAAAATCAGACACAATAGATATAGTAATGCTGGATATTAAATCTTTTAAAAATACTTTTTCAAAAGAGCTCGAAGAAATTATAGACAACAAGAAAAACAGCTACATTCTGTTATCAATAGATAAAGATGACAGATACTCAAAAACAGAAGCATTATTACAGGGGATAGACGATTATGTTTATAATGATTATAAACTTGATGAACTGTCTGCCAAAGTAAAAGCAATAGTAAGAACTCTTACAAGACAGGGTAATGACGATTCGTCAGAAGTACTGTCTGCATATGATTTAACACTAAATCCTATTAACAGAGAAGTAAAAAGAGCAGGAAAAGAAATTGAACTTACTAATAAAGAATTCTTACTTCTTGAATACTTTTTGAAAAATAAAAACAGAGTACTTACAAGAACTATGATATCAGAAAAGATCTGGGATATTGATTTCATCACTGAAAGCAACATAGTAGATGTATACATTAACTTCTTAAGATCAAAAATAGACAAAGGATATGACAAAAAAATTATAAAAACTGTAAGAGGTGTAGGTTACATAGTAAAAGAGTAA
- a CDS encoding Mrp/NBP35 family ATP-binding protein, translated as MENQKSKIKENMSNITNKVVIMSGKGGVGKSTLSVNLAYGLSMRGYKVGILDADLHGPNIPIMLGVEGEKLTDLSVPYKINENLCTTSLSFFLPSTDPIIWRGPQKMGAIMEILENVVWGKLDYLIIDLPPGTGDETLTIAQNVGVGTKAIVVTTPQDVALLDSRRSVKFSGLVNMELIGIIENMSGFICPECGEEVNILKKGGAERMANELKVNFLGSIPMDKNIAEAGDSGEPYIQNESEASIRLNKIIDQILDKVK; from the coding sequence ATGGAAAATCAAAAATCCAAAATCAAGGAGAATATGAGTAATATTACTAACAAAGTTGTTATTATGAGTGGCAAAGGTGGAGTTGGGAAATCCACACTATCGGTAAATTTAGCATATGGGCTTTCTATGCGAGGATATAAAGTGGGGATTCTAGATGCAGATCTGCATGGGCCAAATATTCCTATTATGTTAGGAGTAGAAGGGGAAAAGTTAACCGATTTATCAGTTCCATACAAGATAAATGAGAATCTGTGCACAACATCCTTAAGTTTTTTTCTTCCTAGTACGGATCCAATAATTTGGAGAGGACCACAAAAAATGGGTGCTATTATGGAAATACTAGAAAATGTAGTTTGGGGTAAACTGGATTATTTGATAATAGATTTACCACCGGGTACAGGTGATGAAACATTAACAATTGCACAAAATGTGGGTGTAGGGACAAAGGCAATAGTTGTAACAACTCCTCAAGATGTAGCGTTATTAGACTCTAGGAGATCAGTGAAATTTTCAGGATTGGTAAATATGGAATTAATTGGGATAATTGAGAATATGAGTGGGTTTATATGTCCTGAATGTGGAGAAGAAGTTAATATATTAAAAAAAGGCGGAGCGGAGAGAATGGCAAACGAATTAAAAGTTAATTTTCTTGGTTCCATACCTATGGATAAAAATATTGCAGAAGCTGGAGATAGCGGTGAGCCGTATATCCAGAATGAATCAGAAGCAAGCATTCGGCTAAATAAAATCATTGATCAGATCTTAGATAAAGTAAAATAA